A stretch of DNA from Oreochromis aureus strain Israel breed Guangdong linkage group 23, ZZ_aureus, whole genome shotgun sequence:
AGAGTCAGAGAGTTAAAGTCCCATCAGAGCAGCTTTTATATgaacaaagattaaaaaaatcaaaccgGCACAAGGAGGTCAAAGTTCACGCTCAGATACAAACAAGATAGCACAAACAGCCATCTTTACATTTAAGGTCACAGCAGTCACTACAGTGGCAGGCATGGCCTCATAGTCCATTACTATTCTGATAAACAACATATTCTAAACCAGGATTTATTACAAAGACATTACACATGTGGGATATGTTGATAATACTGTAATTTATTAAGGCAATGACGCTGTGTAAACTGAGCACaactctgtgaatttcccattctGACCATTTAACCAAATAAGCCAACGTGATCTTAGGAGTTCCTCTGGAGATTTTTCCAGAAGTTTGTAGCTACCAGCCAACAGATTAACAGTTAACTTAAACAGAGGTTATAGCTGCACTGTACATCCCTGTACTGTTTATATATACATGACAGAGGCTCTAAAGTGTTCTCATTATGTTTGTTTACTCCTGAATCATCTTCATCTGTTGAGCCATTTTCATGGTCTCTTTGACTTCACCAAGTTTCTCCAGCAGTGCTACTCTAGATCTGTTAACCAAAGTTCAATTTAAAGCATTACAGTTACAGCAGCGATACAAACCAACCACCAAATCCAAGCCCAGAGATGACCTCAACTTTACATTATCCTGAGCACCAGTGGGCTATTAACTGTTAAGGAACTCTAAGAGGTAGATTAATAAACTTGTGGTTCCTTCCACTATTTCCCAGATAAAGGCCAAAAGGTCTCCTTAGTCTGCAGCTGGATGGACTAAAACTCCAACATCTGGGAATGCAGCTGAAGATCAGAGCCTGACAGAGGTGGAGAAGCTCCTCACAAACCTGCATCGCAAGCTGCAGTCCAAGATGATGGGAGTTAAAATCTGTTGGCAGGATGAGGGACCCATTGCAGATGCTCTGTTATTTAGACTCAGATTTGGTGTTTCAGATTGTGTGGCTATTCCTGCCTTAGAGGCTAACTGTTTTGGGTGAGAAGACAAGATTTTGGTTGTTTAATTTCCCCGATTTAGTTATCTCCATTCTTTATAATTTAACTAAGTAGAGCACAATTGCTGAAAAGTGCCACAAGGTGGAGCCCCGTTCCTTGCTGTGCTCAACTAGAGTTATAGCACAATACAAAACAGATGATTTTttgtataaatatgaaaaactgaaCTTTCCAAGAAGACTGTTGGAGGACTGTAAAATGAAGGCGAAAAGGAGTTCAGACAGctgaaaactttaaaaacttGTTTGGGTTGATCTTGTTATACCACATAATAATACCACATACAGATAGACAAACAAAGAGGTTTGTAGTTTGGTGTATATTTCAGATTAAGGACAAAGGCTGGAACAATTTTTGTACATGTAAACAGAGTCAGTGACACAAATTGATTAAACACTTTGTTTCACAGCAGAGTAAACATTAAAGTGCTCCAGTCGACCTCGGGGTCTGCAGGGTTCACCGGGTCACGTTTAAGATCACCAAAATAACACTTTAACATCTTTTTAAGTCAAaatcatgaaaagaaaaatggccTTGTATTATCCTATTGGTGTAAGCACGTCCCACCAGTGTGAAACTAACAGATTAGTGATGTAGTAACGTAACGTGTCACTGTACAATAAAACAGTCATTCATTATTTTTACTACCAACAGCAACTGAAGCAACGGACCCTGGACTTACTCCACTAACAGGACAGCGTATTCAGCTTTACTGCTCATCAGTAAAGCATGCGGTGATGCAGCTGTGAACTGAGTGGCAAATATTTGAATTTTCTTTGTAAAACGTTAGAAAAATCTGACGTTTTTTGACCAACAGCTGGAAACTGAGTGAAATTTAGTTTCAATACAAAATGAGAGACCAGAAAATTTACTTTATCGATACTGAATTTGAATGAATCAAGTTTTTACCTGCAATGTTAAAAATTTACTATGTTccatacattttatatttaccttttcaaccattaaaaaaaaaatttatcctttaatatttatttatacattacTGACATTTTTGCTAACTTAGTCGAGATTTAAGAGTGAAAATTTACTTTTATATTTCATGTCATtcacaaaatatgaaaaataaatatgtcatgtaaaatatttattatgcTCATTGTTATTaattagtatttatttattttttattatttcaactGTTTTGACTAAATTTATGCAATAAATCTTTTTTAGTCTAGTATAAAAAATTAAcaactttattctttatttttaaagtttctaTAAATCTTGAGTATGATTATCTAAttactgttttttaataattaattaatacttTTATGAAATaatacttatgtgttttcaacTTTAATTGATTTTTGACCTGGTGTATTCAGGTAAGCAGTCGATTGTGTtgtcatttacatttttcatacattggaagatttttttccatttatagtaaaataaaaatgtttgaatGTAAGAAAAACGTAAATGAAAGCATgtcaataaaaacacatcagtaaaatatgttttaagtgttaaaaaaatacaaataaaatattcataaacattcaaaataaagtttCTTTGATTCGTGAATTAATGATCAAACTCGCTTCATCAGCTGAAGTTGCAGAACTGCTTTCTGttgtttccagctgttagttTTGCCTGTAAATCAGATCCACATTGATCACCAGCTCCCACCTCAAACTGCATCACCACAAGTCGACTCAGACTCAGGAATCTGCGATCGATTCACTCACTGCAGGAATGAACGCATGAAACTCGTACAACGCGCACAGTTCTGATTTAAGCACATCCTCAGGGTTCCTCGGCCACCTGCACTGCCGCCACCTCGCCGTCGGCAGTCCGGTGTGTGAGCAGGTGTCTGTTCAGGTGAGTTTTGCGGGTGTAGCTCTTGGTGCAGAAGGTGCAGGCATAGGGACGGATGTTGCTGTGGGACAACATGtgtttcttcaggtcaaacttCCTCCGTAAACATTTCCCGCACTCCGGACACGAGAACGGCTTCTCTCCTGGAAAACAGACCAAGAGGTGGTCGGATTCAGAACTGGCACAAAAGCATCTGGAGTTACGACAGCATATCTTTGTGTACCGTGATCATGTGACCAGCTTCCTGTCTTACCTGTGTGTATCCTCCGGTGTTCAGTCAGGTGACAGGAAATGGAGAAGGCCTTCCCGCAGTCCTGGCAGACATAGGGCCGCTCGCCCGTGTGCGTCCTCATGTGTTTCTGGAGGTCACCACCGGACGGCCAGCCTTTACCGCACACCGTGCACACGTACGGCCGCTCCCCGGTGTGCCGCCGCACGTGCACGTTGAGGCCGGCGAGTGCGGTGAAGTCTTTGGAGCAGTAGGGGCAGCGGTAGGGCCGCTCCCCAGTGTGTGTCCTCAGGTGGCCCTCCAGGCCGTCGCGGGTCTTGAAGCGCTTGCCGCACTGTGAGCACAGGAAGCGGCTCTCAGCGGTGTGGGTCGCCCGGTGGGACTGCAGGCCGGTGAGCGAGCCGTATGTCTTGCTGCACAGGTCGCACTGGTACGAGCGGAAGGTGTGTGTGCGCTGGTGGATACGAAGCTGGGTCACCCCTGGAgacacaaacatttaaacacatgTTTAACTTCCTCTGGGAACAGGAGactcacatcatggatgtgtgTCAGTATGGATCAGGATCTCGAAGAAATGTTTTCATCACCTTTGTTTAATCTGCGCGGCACAGGAATAAGAAACAAGGACTGGATGCAGGACTAataaggtgtacctaataaaatgacAGTGCGTGTAAATGCTATTTTGTTCATTAAGTTTGTGTTGTTTCCTTTTTGCGTAAAAATCAGATTTGCATCGAGAGTTGCCACCACACTGGATTTAATGAAACCCTTTCTTAAATCCTGCAGCTGCTTTTACAATGTGAATTATGatctgaaaatattttcctTTCCCAAGATGAGCTCTACAAATTCTCTATAGGCTCTGTTCACGTGTTTGTTTTACAGCAGCTGGCAGCAAAGTGCTAATGACCAAAACACTGACGACTCGCTGTGTAATACCTTTTTGAGACGGTCTTCATGTTTTTTCCGTAGCACACAGTGGTTACCAGGGGGAGGGAGGCTGTATAGCGTCATGCATCGAAAACAGCGCGCAAGTTAACAGTACATGGTTAACAATCATGTGACTGCAAAACCTGAGCAGGTCTgaggaaaagtaaaaaaataaaaagtatagCACTCAATTATTTCGAGCGCTATACATTATGTTGCTTCAGGGTTAATGGGATGAAACATAATTATTCTTTCTTGGAAAATAAATTTTCAGTTGATGACGGTTGTTGATGAGCAAGCTTTTCGTTTTTTAACATTGTGTTGTAGTTCTGAAATGGAAAATAATTATAAAGGAAAATAATGAAAGCAACAGACTCTTGACTGTTTTAGAGCAGCAGCTCAACAGCAATGTTTTGTTCCACCGTCATCCTTTTTCCCAGAAACATCTTTAACAGAGGGCTGACTCAGATGAACTTGATGTAAAcctgctgtttgctgctcactgagtgagtcaaacacacacagccgcCTCGCTGAGCTTTCAAATCCAGATCTGCTGCTAAGAGGTCAATGAGCCCATGGAAAGTGCTCTGAGTTAGTGGGGTTCACTGGTTTCAGTGGTCTACCTGAGAAGGTCTGGTCACAGAAGCGGCAGTTGTAGCGGAGCTTTGCCCCCTCCACCGAGTGCGTCTGCAGGTGTCGCAGCAGCCGCGTCTGTGAGCTGAATGTCTGATCACACATTGTGCAGGTGAGGTCGGGCAGCCGGTGCTGCAGCCGATGGGCGTCCCTCTCCTTGGCCGACTCGAACACCTTGTTACACCGGCTGCAGGTGAAGCCTCCCTTGTCCAGGTGTGTCTGCTTGTGATTGGTCAGGCTGGATAGATGGTGGAACTCCTTGTCGCACTGGACGCAGTGGTAGATGGGGCGTGCCCGGTGTGTGCGCTGGTGCGACAGCAGCTCGGCTTTGGTCTTGAACATGGCGTTGCACTGGAAGCAGGACAGAGACCTGACAGGACGGGGAGGGGGGCTGTTCTGAGGGAGGCGGGGCTCTTTGTCAGCACCGCCAGGTTGAGTCTGTTCGAGCACGGATGTCGTTAAGGCCAAACCGCAGGACCTGTTGGTGCGCAGGTGTCGGATCACCTGCAGACAGTCAGACAAACATCTAAGGGAGTGtggtatatatatgtatttttaatctaaaataaataaatgtatttcaaTTTTTATGTGTGGTCtcattgatttattttaagatactttttttgttcaaacagacaaaaaagtgACCATATAATTACTGGCATGCCACACTGAGACACTGACACACTACCTGTGAGCGGTAGATGAAACATTTGCCACACTGAGGACACTTGTGAGCCACACGCTGGGAATTGTGGGAAATGCTGTGCAGAGCATTAGCTGTGACCTCTGAGCAGGAGAGATCTGATTGAAGAAAGACAGGAAGCTTTAATGACTTGGTTCAGTTTCTATAGCTTTGTCACAATTCTTAGGCCGCATACTTTgaaggacccggccttcgcagtctacgtgggccgggtcctgtGAAAtaggacggtctagccttcagatttgtgtCACCAGCTTTCTGCGCGGGGTCTAGAAACAATGTGCCGGAGTCCactgttctcaccggctctagtgagccttgacctcccggtcagctatcgagctggtgggtaacagacatctcagaaaacgtcagagcacttttgcaaatatgtgatgtctcaATAAACCAAGcaaatatttgaagtttacacgggtacattctcacctgaaaatatcttaagtttattttgtgacccagaaagagtcatattaaaactaagtagctgccgccattgttggaaacggGAATTGGCtaggccgcgctatgaattctgggataggttgggccacaaATGATACACCCAACCCATCTTTCAAGTCTGGCTGTGATTTAAACAGCCTACAAATGCGGCCGCTGAAGGATGTGGCCTaggaattgggacacagcttatatctacgtgtgtgtgtgtgtgtgtgtgtgtgttacctgtgtcttctgattggttgatAATGTCTCCACATGAGTCCCTCAACCTGTCAGGCAAAAGCTGGTTATATTTTGGCTCTGAGGACTCTGAGGGATCCaggattatt
This window harbors:
- the LOC116325023 gene encoding zinc finger protein 271-like isoform X1, whose translation is MASLRPLSSLRLLVPPLRLLTAAMWQVARHEMVKHYGMLEDFVSLVTEAVPQLLTDRQRCLLLLALRAKVTLSEPKSAAIHSHLDRIHSEATQLDEDVSECWSALLTLTDKLTKSPDNSQRLLQEVFDQRFDSALQSLISDFLSRIEQLFPVPNFKQAASWFDAAPSGLEDCLQKADKDDLRELLTNQSCLQGQALATVGCDTEETLLSVWSHPLFTKLINPNPPPPETEIQSDVLPEVSSPLQLDVELVKVEVVVITEDEQEEIEETVIGSELEASNESSAAVGNECAVTPVVVEVDRLRDSCGDIINQSEDTDLSCSEVTANALHSISHNSQRVAHKCPQCGKCFIYRSQVIRHLRTNRSCGLALTTSVLEQTQPGGADKEPRLPQNSPPPRPVRSLSCFQCNAMFKTKAELLSHQRTHRARPIYHCVQCDKEFHHLSSLTNHKQTHLDKGGFTCSRCNKVFESAKERDAHRLQHRLPDLTCTMCDQTFSSQTRLLRHLQTHSVEGAKLRYNCRFCDQTFSGVTQLRIHQRTHTFRSYQCDLCSKTYGSLTGLQSHRATHTAESRFLCSQCGKRFKTRDGLEGHLRTHTGERPYRCPYCSKDFTALAGLNVHVRRHTGERPYVCTVCGKGWPSGGDLQKHMRTHTGERPYVCQDCGKAFSISCHLTEHRRIHTGEKPFSCPECGKCLRRKFDLKKHMLSHSNIRPYACTFCTKSYTRKTHLNRHLLTHRTADGEVAAVQVAEEP
- the LOC116325023 gene encoding zinc finger protein 271-like isoform X2 — protein: MASLRPLSSLRLLVPPLRLLTAAMWQVARHEMVKHYGMLEDFVSLVTEAVPQLLTDRQRCLLLLALRAKVTLSEPKSAAIHSHLDRIHSEATLDEDVSECWSALLTLTDKLTKSPDNSQRLLQEVFDQRFDSALQSLISDFLSRIEQLFPVPNFKQAASWFDAAPSGLEDCLQKADKDDLRELLTNQSCLQGQALATVGCDTEETLLSVWSHPLFTKLINPNPPPPETEIQSDVLPEVSSPLQLDVELVKVEVVVITEDEQEEIEETVIGSELEASNESSAAVGNECAVTPVVVEVDRLRDSCGDIINQSEDTDLSCSEVTANALHSISHNSQRVAHKCPQCGKCFIYRSQVIRHLRTNRSCGLALTTSVLEQTQPGGADKEPRLPQNSPPPRPVRSLSCFQCNAMFKTKAELLSHQRTHRARPIYHCVQCDKEFHHLSSLTNHKQTHLDKGGFTCSRCNKVFESAKERDAHRLQHRLPDLTCTMCDQTFSSQTRLLRHLQTHSVEGAKLRYNCRFCDQTFSGVTQLRIHQRTHTFRSYQCDLCSKTYGSLTGLQSHRATHTAESRFLCSQCGKRFKTRDGLEGHLRTHTGERPYRCPYCSKDFTALAGLNVHVRRHTGERPYVCTVCGKGWPSGGDLQKHMRTHTGERPYVCQDCGKAFSISCHLTEHRRIHTGEKPFSCPECGKCLRRKFDLKKHMLSHSNIRPYACTFCTKSYTRKTHLNRHLLTHRTADGEVAAVQVAEEP
- the LOC116325023 gene encoding zinc finger protein ZFMSA12A-like isoform X3 — its product is MMDSMMLDEDVSECWSALLTLTDKLTKSPDNSQRLLQEVFDQRFDSALQSLISDFLSRIEQLFPVPNFKQAASWFDAAPSGLEDCLQKADKDDLRELLTNQSCLQGQALATVGCDTEETLLSVWSHPLFTKLINPNPPPPETEIQSDVLPEVSSPLQLDVELVKVEVVVITEDEQEEIEETVIGSELEASNESSAAVGNECAVTPVVVEVDRLRDSCGDIINQSEDTDLSCSEVTANALHSISHNSQRVAHKCPQCGKCFIYRSQVIRHLRTNRSCGLALTTSVLEQTQPGGADKEPRLPQNSPPPRPVRSLSCFQCNAMFKTKAELLSHQRTHRARPIYHCVQCDKEFHHLSSLTNHKQTHLDKGGFTCSRCNKVFESAKERDAHRLQHRLPDLTCTMCDQTFSSQTRLLRHLQTHSVEGAKLRYNCRFCDQTFSGVTQLRIHQRTHTFRSYQCDLCSKTYGSLTGLQSHRATHTAESRFLCSQCGKRFKTRDGLEGHLRTHTGERPYRCPYCSKDFTALAGLNVHVRRHTGERPYVCTVCGKGWPSGGDLQKHMRTHTGERPYVCQDCGKAFSISCHLTEHRRIHTGEKPFSCPECGKCLRRKFDLKKHMLSHSNIRPYACTFCTKSYTRKTHLNRHLLTHRTADGEVAAVQVAEEP